One window from the genome of Phycisphaerales bacterium encodes:
- a CDS encoding helix-hairpin-helix domain-containing protein yields the protein MISKITGKLDSVDQGRAMLTCGHVTYELLITAVDTQRLQAQQGEEIEFHTLHYLEAQSQGSSFVPRLVGFAAASDRSFFELFTTVKGVGTRRALRSLVVPVDQIAAAIAEKDIKFLITLPEIGKRTAESIVAELHGRVDIHLPEPNTTDKGAQVAARDAITMLCQLGESMPQARRLVAAALEDDPSLDSADRLVAAACQIKEHA from the coding sequence ATGATCTCCAAGATTACCGGAAAGCTGGATTCTGTTGATCAAGGCCGGGCCATGCTCACCTGTGGTCATGTGACCTATGAACTTCTCATCACTGCGGTCGATACACAGCGATTACAAGCCCAACAAGGCGAAGAAATCGAGTTCCATACGTTGCATTACCTTGAAGCACAGTCGCAAGGCTCGTCTTTTGTCCCACGACTGGTTGGCTTTGCAGCAGCCAGTGACCGGTCTTTCTTTGAGCTCTTTACAACAGTCAAGGGTGTTGGCACACGACGCGCACTTCGATCGCTCGTCGTCCCCGTTGATCAAATCGCTGCGGCAATCGCCGAGAAGGACATCAAGTTCTTAATCACTTTGCCAGAAATTGGTAAACGGACCGCCGAGTCAATTGTCGCTGAACTTCATGGACGTGTTGACATCCATCTCCCTGAACCCAACACAACCGACAAGGGGGCTCAAGTTGCTGCTCGTGATGCAATCACAATGCTCTGCCAACTCGGTGAATCGATGCCTCAAGCCCGACGACTGGTCGCCGCCGCCTTAGAAGACGATCCCTCCCTTGATTCAGCTGATCGACTTGTGGCTGCAGCCTGTCAGATTAAGGAACATGCGTAA
- a CDS encoding porin — translation MDRRMDANERRRRGLRALLGLKSRTNARAEIRPWQFGNWLSCLSVCCLGFLVVGVVAADSGEDLTITQDQLKLMQDKIDALAASNESMRGEIDQLRTEQADEWLSEQRAEEIRGLVQDVLADSDTRTSLMGDGLMAGWKDHFFLASADGRFKLEIAGQMQVRFLYNWRDTGGSGVDSELYGFENPLTRLIFKGHVFGKDIQYHIAARFNFDSGIRFENRNFDQLVRRADQKAPPGFYLESAWIRMRLGEGLSLRIGQFKLPFNREELVSLPNQLAASPSLVNQRMSLGFSQGAELTYLAGALKLSTAFSNGTSLLEFDDQTGFAPTSATTLDANFNISSRIEVLFNGQWEQFRQFTSPVTNEFGLMLGVAGFYQQGETNESDLPGLTVNEVPEAYGATVDLSADWGGASLFGAFLWNQGKGFNLRDGGEMRNTTLGWVIQGGVYVSPKWEVFARYEGGYVDARRASNNDRITTGGFAGSPDLSIVTVGLNNYIDGQDVRWTIDCGVSFTELSPYWADSQRNIGSPTGWLGDITGNPGTQVLLRTQFQLLF, via the coding sequence GTGGATAGACGCATGGATGCGAATGAGAGACGAAGGCGGGGCCTAAGAGCCCTGTTGGGACTAAAAAGTAGAACGAACGCGCGTGCCGAGATACGTCCTTGGCAGTTTGGCAATTGGCTGAGCTGTCTCTCAGTCTGTTGCTTGGGCTTTCTGGTGGTTGGTGTTGTGGCTGCCGATTCAGGCGAAGATCTGACCATCACCCAAGATCAGCTCAAGCTCATGCAGGACAAGATTGATGCATTAGCCGCATCAAATGAGTCGATGCGCGGCGAGATTGATCAACTCCGCACCGAGCAAGCAGATGAATGGCTCAGTGAGCAGCGAGCGGAGGAGATTCGTGGGCTGGTTCAGGATGTTCTTGCAGATTCAGATACGCGTACCAGCCTGATGGGCGATGGTCTGATGGCAGGTTGGAAAGATCACTTCTTCCTCGCGAGCGCTGATGGCCGCTTTAAGCTGGAAATTGCTGGGCAGATGCAGGTTCGATTTCTCTACAACTGGCGAGATACCGGTGGATCCGGAGTTGATTCGGAGCTTTACGGTTTTGAAAATCCACTGACGCGACTGATCTTCAAGGGGCATGTCTTTGGTAAAGATATTCAGTATCACATTGCGGCGCGGTTCAATTTCGACTCTGGAATTCGATTTGAAAACCGGAATTTCGACCAACTTGTGAGGCGAGCAGATCAGAAGGCGCCACCAGGTTTCTATCTAGAAAGTGCTTGGATCCGAATGCGCCTCGGTGAAGGTTTGAGCCTCCGCATTGGTCAGTTTAAGCTTCCTTTTAATCGTGAAGAGCTTGTTTCTCTCCCTAATCAACTGGCAGCATCGCCTTCCTTGGTGAACCAGCGGATGTCGTTGGGATTTTCGCAAGGCGCTGAGCTGACGTACCTTGCTGGTGCTTTGAAGCTTTCTACTGCTTTCTCGAATGGCACATCGCTGCTGGAATTTGATGATCAAACGGGCTTTGCACCAACGTCAGCGACCACTCTTGATGCGAACTTTAACATCTCAAGTCGTATAGAAGTCCTCTTTAATGGCCAATGGGAACAGTTCCGTCAATTTACAAGTCCAGTGACGAATGAGTTTGGTTTGATGTTGGGTGTTGCAGGCTTCTATCAGCAAGGTGAGACGAACGAATCGGATTTACCTGGGCTGACCGTAAACGAGGTCCCAGAGGCGTACGGAGCAACCGTCGACCTGAGCGCTGACTGGGGCGGCGCCAGTCTATTTGGTGCGTTTCTCTGGAACCAAGGTAAGGGCTTTAACCTACGGGACGGCGGTGAGATGCGAAATACGACCCTCGGCTGGGTCATTCAGGGTGGCGTGTATGTGAGCCCCAAGTGGGAAGTGTTTGCCAGATATGAGGGTGGGTATGTTGATGCACGTAGGGCATCAAATAACGACAGAATTACCACTGGTGGTTTTGCAGGAAGTCCCGATCTCAGTATTGTGACGGTGGGCCTCAACAATTACATCGATGGTCAGGATGTGCGCTGGACGATCGACTGTGGTGTCTCGTTTACAGAGTTATCTCCCTATTGGGCTGACTCTCAGAGAAATATTGGATCACCAACAGGCTGGCTTGGCGATATCACAGGGAATCCTGGGACGCAGGTTCTATTGCGTACGCAATTCCAGCTCTTATTCTAA
- a CDS encoding lysophospholipid acyltransferase family protein, producing the protein MPWYAITGIVFGALLILVTLAYHWLIPWLRRTPGESVFYGALFRFGEAFFWLIHRYKGYGLEYRPDTRNPGKLIVACNHSGSIDPFLVQFVCPFHIRWITSVRGVPRLFRPLVNYLGSLNLNSRGQDTHGLRQAMTHLNAGKVLGIFPEGKIAVPPQEIGPFAHGIGYLVSKTDAPVLLVWISGTPDTNQVLPSLLRPSHSSITFIDYIKFETGMHKSQISDQLRERLHQASGWPLRDHVQEPDRMET; encoded by the coding sequence ATGCCATGGTATGCCATTACCGGCATCGTTTTCGGTGCTCTTCTGATTCTCGTCACGCTCGCTTACCACTGGCTCATTCCATGGCTCCGACGAACACCTGGTGAATCAGTGTTCTATGGTGCTCTTTTCCGATTCGGAGAGGCTTTTTTCTGGCTCATCCATCGATACAAAGGGTATGGGCTGGAATATCGGCCTGATACGAGAAATCCAGGCAAGCTCATCGTCGCCTGCAATCACAGCGGATCGATTGATCCCTTTTTAGTTCAGTTCGTGTGTCCATTCCATATTCGGTGGATCACGTCGGTCCGAGGGGTTCCCCGACTCTTCCGCCCTCTGGTCAATTATCTTGGATCGCTTAATCTCAACAGCAGGGGGCAAGATACCCATGGCTTACGCCAAGCCATGACCCATCTGAATGCTGGAAAAGTACTGGGAATCTTCCCTGAGGGTAAGATCGCGGTGCCCCCACAGGAGATTGGCCCTTTTGCCCACGGGATCGGCTACCTGGTCTCCAAAACCGATGCGCCAGTCCTTCTTGTTTGGATCTCGGGAACCCCTGATACAAACCAGGTGCTCCCCTCGCTGCTTCGTCCCAGCCATAGCTCTATCACCTTCATTGATTACATTAAATTTGAAACCGGCATGCACAAGTCACAAATTAGCGACCAGCTGAGAGAGCGGCTTCACCAAGCCAGCGGGTGGCCTCTTCGCGATCATGTGCAAGAGCCTGATAGGATGGAAACATGA
- the nuoH gene encoding NADH-quinone oxidoreductase subunit NuoH has protein sequence MTPILAQSPWPQFCVSVVMLVLILHVILGAGAYFILLERKVCAWVQDRVGPNRVGPLGLLQPIADGLKLFLKEDFIPAGVDRTLFILAPAFAVIPAMIGFAIIPWGGLWETTSWSVYIMVADINIGVIYLVATASLGVYGVVLGGWASNNKYSFLGGLRASAQMISYEIPMGLALLCIILTAGTLMPQEIVANQIEGQWYLVQQPLAAIIFYICLLAEANRAPFDLAEAEQELVGGWHTEYSSMKWALFFLGEYAHLFVGSAFFVTLFMGGWSLNPFWGWDLPVAGGLALILCQMAIVMGKIFLLVLLAMVVRWTLPRFRFDQLMRLAWEGMIPATLVLLLVTSVVTFLGWLHYMWLASIVTLFFFWLVRPMLPKQPDPNRRIGLVGSRFSPAAPEPGGDTASER, from the coding sequence ATGACACCCATCCTTGCCCAATCTCCTTGGCCCCAATTCTGTGTTTCAGTTGTGATGTTGGTCCTGATTCTCCATGTCATATTGGGGGCTGGTGCGTATTTCATCTTGCTCGAGCGAAAGGTCTGTGCATGGGTGCAAGATCGTGTCGGTCCGAATCGTGTCGGTCCACTGGGACTTCTGCAGCCCATCGCTGATGGCCTGAAGCTCTTTTTGAAAGAGGATTTCATACCAGCAGGCGTTGATCGCACCTTGTTTATTTTGGCGCCTGCATTTGCTGTCATCCCTGCGATGATTGGTTTCGCCATCATTCCATGGGGCGGTCTTTGGGAAACAACATCATGGTCGGTGTACATCATGGTGGCCGATATCAATATTGGTGTCATCTACCTGGTGGCAACGGCTTCACTAGGCGTTTACGGCGTCGTGCTTGGTGGTTGGGCTTCAAACAATAAGTACAGCTTCTTGGGTGGATTGCGTGCTTCAGCGCAGATGATCAGCTATGAAATCCCAATGGGTCTCGCACTGCTTTGCATCATCCTTACAGCTGGCACCCTGATGCCTCAGGAGATTGTCGCCAATCAGATTGAGGGTCAGTGGTATTTAGTGCAGCAACCACTGGCAGCAATCATTTTCTATATCTGCTTGTTGGCAGAGGCCAACCGGGCGCCATTTGATCTCGCTGAGGCTGAGCAAGAGCTCGTTGGTGGTTGGCACACAGAGTACTCATCCATGAAGTGGGCATTGTTCTTCCTTGGTGAGTATGCCCATCTGTTTGTTGGTAGCGCCTTCTTTGTCACACTGTTTATGGGTGGGTGGTCACTTAATCCGTTTTGGGGATGGGACCTTCCTGTTGCTGGTGGTCTCGCGTTGATCCTCTGTCAGATGGCGATCGTAATGGGCAAGATATTCTTGCTCGTGCTTCTTGCCATGGTCGTGCGATGGACGCTGCCACGTTTTCGTTTCGATCAGCTGATGCGGCTCGCCTGGGAAGGCATGATCCCGGCGACTTTAGTTCTACTGCTTGTGACTTCGGTGGTGACATTCCTTGGATGGCTTCATTACATGTGGCTTGCATCCATCGTGACACTGTTTTTCTTTTGGCTGGTTCGTCCCATGTTGCCCAAACAGCCAGATCCAAACCGTCGCATTGGCTTGGTCGGCAGTCGTTTTAGCCCCGCCGCGCCTGAGCCCGGTGGTGACACCGCCAGTGAGCGATAG
- the arsM gene encoding arsenosugar biosynthesis arsenite methyltransferase ArsM, with translation MSTYHTTVRDVYKKAAETPESALCCIPQSPLYLPELTIPQIMHEMNYGCGSTVHPDDMSPGQRVLYVGIGGGLEALQLAYFTRRPGGVIAIDPVEEMREVAKQNLEEAARINPWFDPSFVTICDGDALDLPVEAESIDFAAQNCLFNIFTTADDGDDLAKALSEMHRVMKPSGRLAMSDPVAPYQLPLALREDARLRAACLSGCPTLEHYLGEITAAGFGTVMVRSRRPYRLLDCQRYPLDEDVLLETVEVTAIKTPAAKDGPCIFTGQTAIYSGQKDSFDDGAGHVLPAGMPMPVCDKTAKALRKMALKDLTVTPPTWHDSGGGCC, from the coding sequence ATGTCCACCTACCACACCACTGTCCGAGATGTCTATAAAAAGGCTGCTGAGACGCCAGAGTCCGCCTTATGCTGCATACCTCAGTCTCCTCTCTATCTACCTGAATTGACCATCCCTCAGATCATGCATGAAATGAACTATGGATGTGGGTCAACGGTGCATCCCGATGACATGTCACCTGGCCAGCGTGTGCTTTATGTGGGCATTGGGGGTGGTCTGGAAGCACTTCAGCTGGCTTACTTCACCCGGAGACCTGGCGGAGTCATTGCGATAGATCCAGTTGAGGAGATGCGGGAAGTAGCCAAACAAAATCTAGAAGAAGCTGCTCGCATCAACCCTTGGTTTGATCCCAGTTTTGTGACAATCTGTGATGGGGATGCCTTAGACCTACCCGTTGAAGCTGAATCAATCGACTTCGCTGCACAAAACTGCCTCTTCAATATTTTCACAACAGCTGATGATGGGGATGATCTTGCCAAGGCGCTGAGCGAGATGCACCGCGTCATGAAACCCTCCGGGCGTCTTGCGATGTCAGACCCCGTCGCCCCCTATCAGTTACCGCTCGCCCTCAGAGAAGATGCAAGGCTGCGCGCCGCCTGCCTATCAGGATGCCCCACACTCGAGCACTACCTTGGCGAAATCACTGCCGCTGGCTTCGGTACGGTCATGGTCAGAAGCCGCCGCCCCTACCGCCTCCTTGACTGCCAACGGTATCCCTTAGATGAAGACGTCCTTCTGGAAACTGTCGAGGTCACAGCCATCAAAACACCCGCAGCTAAAGATGGACCATGCATTTTCACTGGGCAAACAGCAATTTACAGTGGCCAGAAGGACTCATTTGACGATGGTGCTGGACACGTACTACCAGCTGGTATGCCGATGCCAGTCTGTGACAAGACTGCGAAGGCACTTCGAAAGATGGCCCTCAAAGATCTGACTGTAACGCCACCAACATGGCATGACTCAGGCGGAGGCTGCTGCTAG
- the carB gene encoding carbamoyl-phosphate synthase large subunit, with product MPRRQELKNILILGSGPIVIGQGCEFDYSGTQACKALHEEGVRVVLVNSNPATIMTDPAFSDRTYIEPITPEAVAKVIAREAEAGTPIDALLPTLGGQTALNCACGLEEEGTLADFGVEMLGADREIIYRAEDRNIFRGIVESLGLKQPHAKTVTSLEEAHEFLETVGLPAIVRPAFTLGGFGGGIAYNRDEFNSIVRRGIGASRIGQVQIDQSLLGWKEYELEVIRDHKDNCIVVCGIENIDPMGVHTGDSITVAPIMTLTDKEYQRMRDAAFDILRAVGVDTGGANVQFAIDPKTSDMVVIEMNPRVSRSSALASKATGFPIARIAAKLAIGYTLDELRNDITDTTSACFEPSIDYVVTKMPRWTFEKFPEADETLTTQMKSVGEAMSIGRTFQESFQKAIRSMEVKRFGYGLDKNDKWLQARRALTLQGMDPDGDLPDNVFESLTTADGAPLQWPIPEEMLVRKLTVPSQGRMYFIRYAFKMGMSVDRIHELTRIDPWFLDQLEQLVEFEKILCQYTSLDQVPKEIIFKAKQLGYSDPQLAFLYLGDISIDKILEVRRYRKSLGVEPVFKVVDTCAAEFEALTPYYYSTYESPYLVNGKEVSDDEVRISDRAKIVILGGGPNRIGQGIEFDYCCCQASFACKEMDFESVMINSNPETVSTDFDTSDLLFFEPLTLEDTLNVIERLNGGGIDAVDREGNVEGCVVQFGGQTPLNLAHGLVAAGVPLIGTSLDSIDAAEDRDRFKTILDELKIHQPANGIAYSLEQAKVIADSIGYPVLVRPSYVLGGRGMEICYDESAINTYMRTAVDVSELASAPVLIDRFLDEAVEVDIDVVADFEPSASPGRSSLMGNSDKSRAIVCGVMEHIEEAGVHSGDSSCTIPPFSLSADIVKQVKQQARRLAERLRVRGLMNVQMAIKNGQIFVLEVNPRASRTVPFVAKAKGVPWARIAAKVMMGASLESLNVQEVPDSNFFAVKEPAFPFDRFPGVDVILGPEMRSTGEVMGMDLVLPVALAKAHMSTGIYLPSEGNVFLSVRDSDKPHVTDIARQLVSMGFSVYATEGTHEQLRLQNVETTILRKISEGARPNILDMITNGEIALVINTPTRTGADTDEGRIRATAVLAGVPMITTQTGARAAVQAIAALQAGTWSVAALQDYFPNLARGQSQHASIPVQAGLAGHKNPTDPSSLAGECIDR from the coding sequence ATGCCACGTCGCCAAGAACTAAAAAACATCCTCATTCTCGGTTCCGGCCCAATTGTGATTGGGCAAGGCTGTGAATTCGACTATTCAGGGACCCAGGCATGCAAAGCACTCCATGAAGAGGGCGTACGCGTGGTTCTGGTGAATTCCAATCCCGCGACGATCATGACTGATCCAGCCTTCTCGGACCGCACCTATATCGAGCCAATTACACCAGAAGCAGTTGCCAAGGTCATTGCCCGAGAGGCTGAAGCAGGCACACCAATCGATGCGTTACTTCCAACGCTGGGTGGACAGACAGCGTTGAACTGTGCCTGTGGACTTGAGGAGGAAGGCACCCTGGCCGATTTTGGTGTGGAAATGCTTGGTGCCGATCGTGAGATTATTTATCGCGCAGAGGATCGCAATATCTTCCGCGGGATCGTTGAGTCCTTGGGTCTCAAACAGCCACATGCCAAAACCGTGACAAGCCTCGAAGAAGCTCACGAGTTTCTTGAGACGGTGGGGCTACCGGCCATTGTTCGCCCCGCATTTACCTTGGGTGGGTTCGGTGGTGGAATTGCTTATAACCGCGATGAATTCAATAGCATCGTTCGCCGCGGTATCGGTGCTTCGCGTATCGGACAGGTGCAAATTGATCAATCACTCTTGGGTTGGAAGGAATATGAGCTCGAGGTTATTCGGGATCACAAGGACAACTGTATTGTCGTTTGTGGAATTGAGAATATTGACCCAATGGGGGTTCATACAGGAGATTCCATTACGGTCGCTCCCATCATGACGCTGACGGACAAGGAATATCAGCGAATGCGGGATGCTGCATTCGACATATTGCGTGCGGTTGGTGTGGATACTGGTGGAGCCAATGTCCAGTTTGCCATTGATCCCAAGACAAGCGACATGGTGGTGATTGAGATGAACCCTCGGGTTTCTCGTAGCTCGGCCTTGGCATCAAAGGCAACCGGATTTCCGATCGCACGTATCGCCGCAAAGTTAGCCATCGGATACACATTAGATGAATTGCGAAACGATATAACGGATACAACATCTGCATGTTTCGAGCCGTCAATTGACTATGTGGTGACAAAAATGCCACGCTGGACATTTGAAAAGTTTCCAGAGGCCGATGAGACGTTGACAACCCAAATGAAGTCTGTTGGTGAAGCGATGAGTATTGGTCGCACCTTCCAAGAGAGCTTTCAGAAGGCCATCCGATCGATGGAGGTCAAGCGTTTTGGGTATGGGCTAGACAAAAATGACAAGTGGCTTCAAGCGCGACGCGCGCTGACGCTTCAGGGCATGGATCCAGATGGCGATCTGCCCGATAATGTTTTTGAGAGTTTGACCACTGCCGACGGAGCGCCGTTGCAGTGGCCAATTCCTGAAGAGATGCTGGTTCGTAAGTTAACTGTGCCGAGCCAGGGGCGTATGTACTTTATTCGGTATGCCTTCAAAATGGGTATGTCTGTTGATCGTATTCATGAACTGACGCGGATTGATCCGTGGTTCTTGGACCAACTTGAGCAGTTGGTTGAGTTTGAAAAAATACTTTGTCAGTACACATCATTGGACCAAGTGCCCAAGGAAATCATCTTCAAAGCGAAGCAGCTTGGGTATAGTGATCCGCAATTGGCATTCCTCTACCTCGGCGATATTTCAATAGACAAGATTCTAGAGGTGCGTCGCTACCGTAAGTCATTGGGAGTTGAGCCAGTCTTTAAAGTGGTTGATACTTGTGCGGCAGAGTTTGAGGCGCTGACGCCATACTATTATTCAACGTACGAGTCGCCTTATCTTGTCAATGGTAAAGAGGTCTCCGATGATGAAGTGCGAATTAGTGATCGCGCTAAAATCGTTATTCTTGGCGGTGGTCCCAATCGAATAGGGCAAGGCATCGAGTTTGACTACTGCTGTTGTCAGGCCTCATTTGCTTGCAAAGAGATGGACTTTGAGTCCGTCATGATCAATTCCAATCCGGAGACAGTGAGTACTGACTTTGATACATCAGATCTTCTTTTCTTTGAACCGCTCACATTAGAAGACACGCTGAATGTGATAGAACGGCTTAATGGTGGCGGTATCGACGCGGTGGATCGCGAAGGCAACGTGGAAGGCTGTGTTGTACAGTTTGGTGGTCAAACACCACTCAATTTAGCCCACGGCTTGGTTGCTGCTGGTGTGCCTCTCATTGGCACGAGTCTCGATTCAATTGATGCAGCTGAAGATCGCGATCGATTTAAGACCATTCTCGATGAACTCAAGATTCATCAGCCAGCAAATGGAATTGCATATTCACTTGAGCAAGCAAAAGTCATTGCAGATTCAATTGGTTATCCAGTTCTTGTTCGACCCAGCTATGTTCTGGGCGGCCGCGGTATGGAGATTTGCTATGACGAGTCTGCCATCAATACCTATATGCGTACCGCTGTCGATGTGAGCGAACTGGCAAGCGCGCCAGTATTGATCGATCGCTTTCTTGATGAAGCAGTCGAAGTGGATATTGATGTTGTTGCTGACTTTGAGCCTTCGGCAAGTCCAGGTCGATCTAGTTTGATGGGAAATTCTGATAAATCCAGAGCGATTGTTTGCGGTGTGATGGAACACATCGAAGAAGCGGGCGTGCATTCAGGTGACTCTTCATGCACGATCCCCCCATTTTCATTGTCAGCAGACATTGTCAAGCAAGTCAAACAACAGGCTCGGCGCCTGGCAGAGAGACTGCGGGTCCGCGGGCTTATGAATGTTCAGATGGCCATCAAGAACGGCCAGATCTTTGTTTTAGAGGTGAATCCACGTGCTTCGCGTACGGTGCCATTTGTTGCCAAAGCGAAGGGTGTGCCTTGGGCACGAATTGCTGCAAAGGTGATGATGGGCGCGTCACTTGAGTCACTTAATGTGCAGGAGGTGCCGGACAGCAACTTCTTTGCAGTCAAGGAACCGGCCTTTCCATTCGATCGGTTCCCGGGAGTGGATGTCATTCTTGGTCCGGAGATGCGATCGACCGGTGAAGTGATGGGCATGGATTTGGTCCTGCCGGTTGCCTTGGCAAAGGCCCATATGTCGACGGGTATCTATTTGCCGTCGGAGGGAAATGTATTCCTTTCAGTGCGTGACTCTGATAAGCCGCATGTGACTGATATTGCTCGTCAGCTGGTGTCGATGGGCTTTTCTGTTTATGCGACTGAGGGCACTCATGAACAGCTCCGTCTCCAGAATGTGGAGACCACTATTTTGCGAAAGATTTCAGAGGGGGCTCGCCCTAATATTCTGGACATGATCACCAATGGTGAAATTGCCCTTGTCATCAATACGCCCACTCGGACAGGTGCGGATACTGATGAGGGGCGGATTCGGGCAACAGCGGTGCTTGCTGGCGTGCCCATGATTACGACACAGACTGGTGCTCGGGCCGCAGTTCAGGCGATAGCGGCCCTACAGGCAGGCACGTGGTCTGTCGCCGCCCTGCAGGATTACTTCCCCAACCTGGCAAGGGGGCAGTCGCAGCATGCGTCTATCCCGGTTCAAGCTGGGTTGGCTGGTCATAAAAACCCCACCGATCCATCATCACTCGCAGGCGAGTGCATCGATCGTTAA
- the arsS gene encoding arsenosugar biosynthesis radical SAM protein ArsS (Some members of this family are selenoproteins.), translating to MVSVELPIFDQAHFEQTVKGCFDHALQASQHPTTLQINIGAVCNLACRHCHVESSPSRTGEDENMTLETAQRVVEWTANQPWLKIVDLTGGSPEMNPNFRWMVERFRELDLQVIDRCNPTIIGWKNPRNGETFDWVPDFLATHCVQVVASMPCYEASNVNKQRGRGAFDASIEGLRALCAVGYGRDPDLVLNLVFNPVGPVLPPSQAELQPIYRQKLRDQVDIEFNELWTIANMPIKRWRHQLERAGELEQYMQLLIDAFNPETIEALMCRHLVNIDSQGMVFDCDFNQALDIPSLFPAGKKIWDLSFEDIRERTIATADHCYGCTAGCGSSCSGSLL from the coding sequence ATGGTATCCGTTGAACTACCCATTTTCGATCAAGCCCACTTTGAACAGACTGTAAAAGGGTGCTTCGATCATGCTCTACAAGCATCTCAACATCCGACCACTCTGCAAATCAATATTGGTGCTGTTTGCAATCTAGCCTGCCGGCATTGTCATGTGGAGTCCTCGCCCTCACGAACGGGAGAAGATGAGAACATGACGCTGGAAACGGCACAGCGTGTCGTCGAATGGACTGCCAACCAACCGTGGTTAAAGATAGTTGACCTCACCGGTGGCAGCCCAGAGATGAATCCCAACTTTCGCTGGATGGTTGAGCGATTTAGAGAGCTTGACCTGCAAGTCATCGATCGATGCAATCCAACAATCATTGGATGGAAGAACCCAAGGAACGGTGAGACCTTTGATTGGGTTCCAGATTTCTTAGCTACTCATTGTGTGCAGGTCGTGGCATCGATGCCTTGTTATGAGGCAAGCAATGTCAATAAGCAGCGCGGCCGAGGTGCCTTTGACGCATCAATAGAAGGCCTAAGAGCACTCTGCGCTGTCGGGTATGGGCGTGATCCCGATCTCGTCTTGAATCTCGTTTTTAACCCGGTTGGCCCTGTTCTGCCTCCTTCACAAGCTGAGCTCCAGCCGATCTATCGCCAGAAGCTCCGCGATCAAGTGGATATTGAATTCAACGAACTTTGGACCATTGCCAACATGCCTATCAAACGCTGGCGCCATCAACTGGAGCGAGCCGGAGAACTTGAGCAATACATGCAGCTACTGATCGATGCTTTCAATCCTGAGACCATAGAAGCATTGATGTGCCGCCATCTGGTGAACATTGATTCACAGGGAATGGTGTTTGATTGCGACTTCAACCAGGCCCTCGATATTCCTTCATTGTTTCCCGCTGGTAAGAAAATCTGGGATTTGAGCTTTGAAGATATCCGCGAGCGCACCATTGCTACTGCCGACCACTGCTATGGCTGTACTGCAGGCTGTGGTAGCAGTTGTAGTGGCTCATTGCTTTAG